In Frondihabitans sp. PAMC 28766, a genomic segment contains:
- a CDS encoding sugar-binding protein, with protein MKKQLIIGVSVAALTALALTGCSGGSSRGGSGSTSTSGASSIPKGSTIGVSLPAKTSQNWVLAKAAFESALAKDGFKADVQYAAATNTVPDQQNQISGMITKGDKALIIAAQDGSQLGTQVKQAKAAGIPVIAWDRNITGTANVDYYVAFNNYKVGQLQGQALLDGMKARKASGPYDVELFAGASTDANAPVFFDGAMSVLEPKIKDGTLKVLSGQTTFAQVNTAGWLAQNAQSRMSNLLQKTYSGNQELDGVLSPNDTLGRAIIQAIQQDGKKVPIVTGQDSETASIPLIMNGTQYSTIYKNTNEEANAAVKLVKDLSDGKKATTVIDKKNNYNGVKTVPAVELTPILITKENAVKAYVTDPTLEALAKAGAK; from the coding sequence ATGAAGAAACAGCTGATCATCGGCGTTTCCGTCGCGGCTCTCACCGCACTCGCGCTCACCGGTTGCTCCGGCGGAAGCAGCCGCGGCGGGTCCGGGTCGACTTCGACCTCGGGCGCGTCCAGCATCCCCAAGGGCTCCACCATCGGCGTCTCGCTTCCTGCGAAGACCTCGCAGAACTGGGTCCTTGCGAAGGCGGCCTTCGAGTCGGCGCTCGCTAAGGACGGCTTCAAGGCCGACGTGCAGTACGCGGCCGCCACCAACACGGTGCCCGACCAGCAGAACCAGATCTCGGGCATGATCACCAAGGGCGACAAGGCCCTGATCATCGCCGCGCAGGACGGCTCGCAGCTCGGCACGCAGGTCAAGCAGGCCAAGGCCGCCGGCATCCCCGTCATCGCCTGGGACCGCAACATCACCGGCACCGCGAACGTCGACTACTACGTCGCCTTCAACAACTACAAGGTGGGCCAGCTCCAGGGCCAGGCTCTCCTCGACGGAATGAAGGCCCGCAAGGCCTCCGGCCCGTACGACGTCGAGCTCTTCGCCGGCGCCTCGACCGACGCCAACGCCCCGGTCTTCTTCGATGGCGCCATGAGCGTCCTCGAGCCGAAGATCAAGGACGGCACCCTGAAGGTCCTCTCCGGCCAGACCACGTTCGCCCAGGTGAACACGGCCGGCTGGCTCGCTCAGAACGCCCAGTCGCGCATGAGCAACCTGCTGCAGAAGACCTACTCGGGCAACCAGGAGCTCGACGGTGTCCTGTCGCCGAACGACACCCTCGGTCGCGCGATCATCCAGGCCATCCAGCAGGATGGCAAGAAGGTCCCGATCGTCACCGGCCAGGACTCGGAGACCGCTTCGATCCCGCTGATCATGAACGGCACGCAGTACTCGACCATCTACAAGAACACCAACGAAGAGGCCAACGCAGCTGTGAAGCTCGTCAAGGACCTCTCCGACGGCAAGAAGGCCACCACGGTCATCGACAAGAAGAACAACTACAACGGCGTGAAGACGGTCCCGGCCGTCGAGCTCACCCCGATCCTCATCACCAAGGAGAACGCGGTCAAGGCGTACGTCACCGACCCGACGCTCGAGGCGCTCGCCAAGGCCGGCGCCAAATAG
- the mmsA gene encoding multiple monosaccharide ABC transporter ATP-binding protein has product MAGEPTILEMRSITKEFPGVKALDDVTLTVKAGEIHAICGENGAGKSTLMKVLSGVYPFGTYTGDIVYESEIVQFSGIKQSEAAGIVIIHQELALIPELSITENIFLGNEPGKRGVINWIEAQRLAKDLLARVGLDEDPDTKIKSLGVGKQQLVEIAKALNKNVKLLILDEPTAALNEQESQHLLDLIVGLKGRGVTSIMISHKLNEIEQVSDTITIIRDGKTIESLDVKADGVNEDRIIRGMVGRSLESRFPDRTPNIGEKFFEVRNWTVRHPLDPERLVCKNENFYVRKGEIVGFAGLMGAGRTELAMSVFGHSYGSYVSGEVYKDGKEIRTDTVERAIKNGIGYVSEDRKALGLNLLDTIKRSTVSAGLPKITHGGVVSNVEEYEVSERYRRSLRTKANSVDEGVNKLSGGNQQKVVLAKWMFTDPDLLILDEPTRGIDVGAKFEIYGIIQDLAAQGKAVILISSELPELLGLSDRIYTIFEGSITNELTAAEANPESLMVSMTSKRTTVR; this is encoded by the coding sequence ATGGCTGGTGAACCCACCATCCTCGAGATGCGCTCGATCACCAAGGAGTTCCCTGGTGTGAAGGCCCTCGACGACGTGACCCTGACCGTGAAGGCCGGCGAGATCCACGCGATCTGCGGCGAGAACGGTGCGGGCAAGTCGACTCTCATGAAGGTCCTCTCGGGGGTCTATCCCTTCGGCACGTACACGGGCGACATCGTGTACGAATCGGAGATCGTGCAGTTCTCGGGCATCAAGCAGTCCGAGGCCGCCGGAATCGTGATCATCCACCAAGAGCTGGCGCTGATCCCCGAGCTCTCGATCACCGAGAACATCTTCCTCGGCAACGAGCCGGGCAAGCGCGGCGTGATCAACTGGATCGAGGCCCAGCGCCTGGCCAAAGACCTGCTCGCGCGCGTCGGCCTCGACGAGGACCCCGACACGAAGATCAAGTCGCTCGGTGTCGGCAAGCAGCAGCTGGTCGAGATCGCCAAGGCTCTCAACAAGAACGTCAAGCTCCTCATCCTCGACGAGCCGACGGCCGCTCTCAACGAGCAGGAGTCGCAGCACCTCCTCGACCTCATCGTCGGGCTGAAGGGCCGCGGCGTGACATCGATCATGATCAGCCACAAGCTCAACGAGATCGAGCAGGTGTCCGACACCATCACGATCATCCGCGACGGCAAGACGATCGAGTCGCTCGACGTCAAGGCCGACGGCGTCAACGAAGACCGCATCATCCGCGGCATGGTCGGTCGGTCGCTCGAGAGCCGCTTCCCCGACCGCACGCCGAACATCGGCGAGAAGTTCTTCGAAGTCCGCAACTGGACGGTGCGCCACCCGCTCGACCCCGAGCGCCTCGTCTGCAAGAACGAGAACTTCTACGTTCGCAAGGGCGAGATCGTCGGCTTCGCCGGCCTCATGGGCGCCGGTCGCACCGAGCTCGCGATGAGCGTCTTCGGGCACTCGTACGGCAGCTACGTCTCGGGCGAGGTCTACAAAGACGGCAAGGAGATCCGCACCGACACCGTCGAGCGCGCGATCAAGAACGGCATCGGCTACGTGTCCGAAGACCGCAAGGCGCTCGGGCTCAACCTGCTCGACACCATCAAGCGCTCGACCGTCTCCGCGGGTCTGCCGAAGATCACGCACGGCGGGGTCGTGTCGAACGTCGAAGAGTACGAAGTCTCCGAGCGCTACCGCCGGTCGCTTCGCACGAAGGCCAACTCGGTCGACGAGGGCGTCAACAAGCTCTCGGGCGGCAACCAGCAGAAGGTCGTCCTGGCGAAGTGGATGTTCACCGACCCCGACCTGCTCATCCTCGACGAGCCCACCCGCGGCATCGACGTCGGCGCCAAGTTCGAGATCTACGGCATCATCCAGGATCTCGCCGCGCAGGGGAAGGCCGTCATCCTCATCTCGTCGGAGCTCCCTGAGCTCCTCGGCCTCTCCGATCGCATCTACACGATCTTCGAGGGCTCCATCACCAATGAATTGACCGCCGCCGAAGCGAACCCCGAGTCGCTGATGGTGAGCATGACCTCGAAAAGGACCACGGTTCGATGA
- the mmsB gene encoding multiple monosaccharide ABC transporter permease: MKNFKRNLDAVLGGKGGGISQYSMIIALVVIIVIFQFWTGGVTLSPGNFINVFQQYSYILILAIGMVMVIVAGHIDLSVGSVAAFIGIIVAQAMAVWHFPWPLAVLLGLVIGALVGVWQGFWVAYVRVPAFIVTLAGQLIFRGANQLIGNSTSVPVNSNFQLLGGGFIPDFGPDTGFSNGTLLIGLVVILALIWSEIRARRNRVRMGAQPAPVWTSVVRIVVLGAITAYATYLFADYRANTSVPIVAIILGVIMIGFTFIFNNTTFGRHVYAVGGNSNAAVLSGVNARRVNFLVMMNMSILAAVAGIVFTAYSGASGPSDGTGWELDAIAAVFVGGAAVAGGIGTIPASIIGGLVLSFLANGLSLVGIDTNTTQIIRGLVLLFAVAFDVYNKTQGRPSLTGRLLGGARRGKDSEGPTDGGIKGDGQQPESIDDQPQVLLP, from the coding sequence ATGAAGAACTTCAAACGCAACCTCGACGCCGTTCTCGGCGGCAAGGGCGGCGGAATCAGCCAGTACAGCATGATCATCGCGCTCGTCGTGATCATCGTGATCTTCCAGTTCTGGACGGGCGGCGTCACCCTCTCGCCGGGTAACTTCATCAACGTCTTCCAGCAGTACTCGTACATCCTGATCCTGGCGATCGGAATGGTGATGGTGATCGTCGCCGGCCACATCGACCTCTCGGTCGGCTCGGTGGCCGCGTTCATCGGCATCATCGTGGCGCAGGCCATGGCGGTCTGGCACTTTCCGTGGCCGCTCGCCGTCCTCCTCGGCCTCGTGATCGGCGCCCTCGTCGGCGTCTGGCAGGGCTTCTGGGTCGCGTACGTCCGAGTCCCCGCGTTCATCGTGACGCTGGCCGGCCAGCTGATCTTCCGCGGTGCCAACCAGCTCATCGGCAACTCGACCTCGGTGCCCGTCAACAGCAACTTCCAGCTGCTCGGCGGCGGCTTCATCCCCGACTTCGGGCCCGACACCGGATTCAGCAACGGCACCCTGCTCATCGGCCTGGTCGTGATCCTCGCCCTCATCTGGAGCGAGATCCGCGCCCGTCGCAACCGCGTCCGCATGGGTGCGCAGCCGGCTCCGGTGTGGACGAGCGTCGTCCGCATCGTCGTCCTCGGTGCGATCACCGCCTACGCCACGTACCTGTTCGCCGACTACCGCGCCAACACCAGCGTGCCGATCGTCGCCATCATCCTCGGCGTGATCATGATCGGCTTCACGTTCATCTTCAACAACACGACCTTCGGCCGCCACGTCTACGCGGTCGGTGGCAACTCGAACGCTGCCGTCCTGTCGGGTGTCAACGCCCGTCGCGTCAACTTCCTGGTCATGATGAACATGTCGATCCTGGCCGCCGTCGCCGGCATCGTCTTCACCGCGTACTCCGGCGCCTCCGGCCCCTCCGACGGAACGGGCTGGGAGCTCGACGCCATCGCCGCCGTCTTCGTCGGTGGTGCAGCCGTCGCCGGTGGTATCGGCACGATCCCCGCCTCCATCATCGGTGGTCTGGTGCTCTCGTTCTTGGCGAACGGCCTCTCGCTGGTCGGCATCGACACGAACACCACCCAGATCATCCGCGGTCTGGTCCTGCTCTTCGCCGTCGCCTTCGACGTCTACAACAAGACGCAGGGTCGCCCCTCGCTCACCGGTCGCCTCCTCGGCGGCGCCCGGCGGGGCAAAGACAGCGAGGGCCCGACCGACGGCGGCATCAAGGGCGACGGGCAGCAGCCCGAGTCGATCGACGACCAGCCCCAGGTTTTGCTGCCCTGA
- a CDS encoding GntR family transcriptional regulator yields the protein MITIDPRSATPPFEQLRVQLLEQVGSGELPAGARLPTVRRLAEDLGLAANTVARAYRELEADGFIQTRGRNGSFVAPQGEAAERQAQEAARAYVDRVSKLGISRAEALRFVTGALGS from the coding sequence ATGATCACGATCGACCCCCGCTCGGCGACGCCCCCGTTCGAACAGCTGCGCGTGCAACTGCTCGAGCAGGTGGGCAGTGGCGAGCTGCCCGCGGGCGCACGCCTGCCGACGGTGCGGCGCCTCGCCGAAGACCTCGGTCTCGCAGCCAACACGGTCGCGCGCGCCTACCGCGAGCTCGAGGCCGACGGCTTCATTCAGACGCGCGGGCGCAACGGCTCCTTCGTCGCGCCGCAGGGCGAGGCGGCCGAGCGGCAGGCCCAAGAGGCTGCTCGCGCCTACGTCGACCGGGTGTCGAAGCTGGGCATCTCGCGGGCCGAGGCCCTGCGTTTCGTGACCGGCGCCCTCGGATCCTGA